A genomic window from Klebsiella quasipneumoniae subsp. quasipneumoniae includes:
- the fimB gene encoding type 1 fimbria switch DNA invertase FimB, translating to MTNNADIKKRNFLTQNEIESLLKAADSGPYAARNYCLTLLCFIHGLRASEICRLRISDIDLASRCVYIHRLKKGFSTTHPLLNKEIHALKRWLAIRNTWPQAASEWLFLSRKGNPLSRQQFYQIIASSGDQAGLPLEIHPHMLRHSCGFALANMGIDTRLIQDYLGHRNIRHTVWYTASNAGRFYGIWDNTRDKQRLSLLQ from the coding sequence ATGACGAATAACGCCGATATTAAAAAAAGGAACTTCCTGACTCAGAATGAAATCGAGTCGCTACTAAAAGCCGCCGATAGCGGTCCCTACGCCGCACGTAATTATTGCCTGACGCTGCTGTGCTTCATCCATGGTCTGCGCGCCAGCGAGATCTGTCGCCTGCGAATATCCGATATCGACCTTGCTTCCCGCTGCGTTTATATCCATCGGCTAAAAAAGGGGTTCTCGACCACCCACCCTTTGCTGAATAAAGAGATCCACGCCCTAAAGCGCTGGCTGGCCATTCGCAACACCTGGCCGCAGGCCGCCAGCGAGTGGCTGTTTCTCTCCCGCAAAGGCAATCCCCTTTCCCGCCAGCAGTTCTATCAGATTATCGCCTCTTCTGGCGACCAGGCGGGATTGCCGCTGGAGATCCACCCGCACATGCTGCGTCACTCGTGTGGCTTTGCGTTGGCCAATATGGGTATCGATACCCGCCTGATCCAGGACTATCTCGGACACCGCAATATTCGCCATACCGTCTGGTATACCGCCAGCAACGCGGGACGTTTCTATGGTATCTGGGACAATACGCGCGACAAACAGCGCCTGTCGCTGCTTCAGTAA
- the fimA gene encoding type 1 fimbrial major subunit FimA has protein sequence MKIKTLAMIVVSALSLSSAAALADTTTVNGGTVHFKGEVVNAACAVDAGSIDQTVQLGQVRSAKLATAGSTSSSVGFNIQLDDCDTTVATKASVAFAGTAIDSSNTTVLALQNSAAGSATNVGVQILDNTGTPLALDGATFSAATTLNDGTNIIPFQARYYATGAATAGIANADATFKVQYE, from the coding sequence ATGAAAATCAAAACACTGGCAATGATTGTTGTGTCAGCCCTGTCTCTGAGCTCCGCGGCGGCCCTGGCCGATACCACCACGGTTAACGGCGGGACCGTCCATTTTAAAGGGGAAGTCGTTAACGCGGCCTGTGCGGTGGATGCCGGCTCTATCGATCAAACCGTTCAGTTGGGCCAGGTGCGTTCCGCGAAGCTGGCCACGGCGGGGAGCACCAGTTCGTCCGTCGGTTTCAACATTCAGCTGGATGATTGCGACACCACGGTAGCAACCAAAGCGTCCGTCGCCTTCGCCGGTACGGCTATCGACAGCAGCAATACCACCGTTCTGGCGCTGCAAAACTCTGCCGCCGGCAGCGCGACCAACGTCGGCGTACAGATCCTCGACAACACCGGCACGCCGCTGGCGCTGGACGGCGCCACCTTCAGCGCAGCCACCACCCTGAATGACGGCACCAACATCATTCCGTTCCAGGCGCGTTACTACGCCACTGGCGCCGCGACCGCCGGTATCGCGAACGCGGACGCCACCTTCAAAGTGCAGTACGAGTAA
- a CDS encoding fimbrial protein, whose amino-acid sequence MQGMKSGLLLLLPPLALAGNQWNVTLPGGSMRFQGLIMASSCRVEAGDRQMTVNLGQISSNRFHDVGEDSNPIPFAIHLQDCSTAVSQHVGVAFHGVADGKNPDVLSVGEGPGIASGIGIALFDSQGQQLPLNRPPDRWVPLYRGPTTLNFVAKYRATGRQVTGGAANAQAWFSLTYQ is encoded by the coding sequence ATGCAGGGAATGAAATCGGGTCTGCTACTGCTGCTGCCTCCGCTGGCGCTGGCCGGTAATCAGTGGAACGTCACGCTGCCGGGAGGGAGCATGCGCTTTCAGGGCCTGATCATGGCCAGTTCCTGCCGCGTTGAAGCCGGCGATCGGCAGATGACGGTCAATCTGGGACAGATCAGCAGTAACCGATTTCACGACGTGGGCGAAGACAGCAACCCGATCCCTTTCGCGATTCATTTACAGGATTGCAGTACGGCGGTCAGCCAGCATGTCGGGGTGGCATTTCACGGCGTGGCTGACGGCAAAAACCCCGATGTGCTTTCGGTGGGCGAAGGCCCGGGGATCGCCAGCGGGATCGGCATTGCGCTGTTCGACAGTCAGGGCCAGCAATTGCCCCTCAACCGTCCGCCGGATCGCTGGGTGCCGCTCTACCGCGGACCGACGACGCTAAATTTCGTCGCCAAATATCGGGCGACCGGACGCCAGGTCACCGGCGGGGCGGCCAACGCCCAGGCCTGGTTCTCATTAACCTATCAGTAA
- the fimE gene encoding type 1 fimbria switch DNA invertase FimE (upgraded from regulatory protein to switch DNA invertase), with protein MNRRRFLTAKEVQAMMQAARQGATGERDYCLILLAFRHGMRISELLDLHYHDLDLREGRVNVRRLKNGFSTIHPLRFDEREAIERWSQVRAGWKAAAKTDALFISRRGTPLSRQQAYRIIRAAGEKAGTVTQTHPHMLRHACGYELAERGTDTRLIQDYLGHRNIRHTVRYTASNAARFAGIWERNNLIGESNAEAGIDTTD; from the coding sequence GTGAACCGACGTCGTTTTCTTACCGCCAAAGAAGTTCAGGCTATGATGCAGGCCGCGCGTCAGGGCGCCACCGGCGAGCGGGACTACTGCCTCATCCTGCTCGCCTTTCGCCACGGGATGCGCATCAGCGAACTGCTGGATCTGCACTATCACGATCTGGATCTACGGGAAGGCCGGGTCAATGTGCGGCGGTTGAAGAACGGTTTTTCGACTATTCACCCGCTGCGCTTTGATGAACGTGAGGCCATTGAGCGCTGGAGTCAGGTCCGCGCCGGCTGGAAAGCGGCGGCCAAAACCGACGCGCTGTTTATCTCCCGTCGCGGTACCCCGCTCTCACGCCAGCAGGCATATCGTATTATTCGCGCCGCCGGGGAAAAGGCAGGTACCGTAACGCAGACCCACCCCCATATGCTGCGTCACGCCTGCGGCTACGAACTGGCGGAAAGAGGGACAGATACCCGTTTGATCCAGGATTATCTCGGTCATCGTAATATTCGACACACGGTACGCTACACCGCCAGCAATGCGGCGCGTTTTGCCGGAATATGGGAAAGAAATAATCTTATTGGAGAAAGCAATGCAGAAGCGGGAATTGATACAACCGATTGA
- a CDS encoding nickel/cobalt transporter, with product MMIPIAQRDWRLLVAGSGGLLLLAAGVTLHSHWSDFLQWCLATQITLHRYLVMYLLLLNNHQYSGGVWLLVGAFLYGVLHAIGPGHGKFIVTTYLSTNQESLTAARVVPFLGSLLQGVSAILFVYILAVGLNLAAGDLSASRWYVEKISALTIAAFGVYVICRALQSLRPGKTRIRALRPAHQHDAACGCGHHGVGQDLQGADWKTRLGVVLAIGARPCSGAIMILLFANALGIVSWGIAAVMTMALGTALSILGLSLAVHYARHRTVNRLTATSRPRPWLVPLVKILGGLALILFAAGLFFTVVPISANGDFIAAGC from the coding sequence ATGATGATTCCGATTGCGCAGCGCGACTGGCGCCTGCTGGTCGCCGGGAGCGGCGGCCTTCTTCTGCTGGCCGCCGGCGTCACCTTGCACAGCCACTGGAGCGACTTTCTCCAGTGGTGCCTCGCCACGCAAATTACCCTGCATCGCTATCTGGTGATGTACCTTTTGCTGTTGAACAACCATCAGTACAGCGGCGGCGTCTGGCTGCTGGTGGGCGCATTTCTTTACGGCGTGCTACACGCTATCGGACCGGGCCACGGTAAGTTTATCGTCACCACTTACCTGAGCACCAACCAGGAGAGCCTGACCGCGGCGCGGGTGGTGCCTTTTCTCGGCAGCCTGCTGCAGGGCGTGAGCGCCATCCTGTTTGTCTATATTCTCGCGGTGGGGCTGAATCTGGCCGCCGGCGATCTCAGCGCCAGCCGCTGGTACGTCGAGAAGATCAGCGCCCTGACCATCGCCGCCTTTGGGGTTTACGTTATCTGTCGCGCGCTGCAAAGCCTGCGGCCGGGTAAAACAAGGATACGCGCCCTGAGGCCGGCGCATCAGCATGATGCCGCGTGCGGCTGCGGGCACCACGGCGTGGGGCAGGACCTGCAGGGCGCCGACTGGAAGACACGTCTGGGCGTGGTGCTGGCTATCGGCGCCCGGCCCTGCAGCGGAGCGATTATGATCCTGCTGTTCGCCAACGCGCTGGGGATCGTCAGCTGGGGCATCGCCGCGGTGATGACCATGGCGCTGGGCACCGCGCTCTCGATCCTCGGTCTGTCGCTGGCGGTGCACTATGCCCGTCACCGTACCGTCAACCGGCTGACGGCGACCAGCCGTCCGCGGCCCTGGCTGGTGCCGCTGGTGAAGATCCTCGGCGGGCTGGCGCTGATCCTCTTTGCCGCCGGGTTGTTTTTCACCGTGGTGCCGATCAGCGCTAACGGCGACTTTATCGCCGCGGGCTGTTAA
- a CDS encoding MarR family winged helix-turn-helix transcriptional regulator, producing the protein MDKSPPIDAVDRILAQWQRERPDLDCSPMGPIGRLKRCAMLLEPQVEVAFTRHELVRWEFDMLATLRRAGAPFILSPTQLFSTLMITSGTMTHRLKALEKRGFITRLPNPEDARSMLVALTPAGRERIDEAVETHVDNERQLLAGLSDGERQQLDQALRILMRLLESR; encoded by the coding sequence ATGGACAAATCACCGCCGATCGACGCCGTTGATCGGATTCTCGCCCAGTGGCAACGGGAGCGGCCGGATCTCGACTGCAGCCCAATGGGGCCGATTGGCCGTCTGAAACGGTGCGCCATGCTGCTGGAGCCGCAGGTGGAAGTCGCTTTTACGCGCCACGAACTGGTGCGCTGGGAGTTTGACATGCTGGCGACGCTGCGCCGCGCCGGGGCGCCGTTCATTCTTTCGCCGACCCAGCTCTTCTCCACGCTGATGATCACCTCCGGCACCATGACCCATCGCCTGAAGGCGCTGGAAAAACGCGGGTTTATTACCCGCCTGCCCAATCCGGAAGACGCCCGCAGTATGCTGGTCGCCCTGACGCCCGCCGGACGTGAGCGCATCGATGAGGCGGTGGAGACCCATGTCGATAATGAACGGCAGCTGCTGGCGGGGCTCAGCGATGGCGAGCGCCAGCAGCTGGATCAGGCGCTGCGGATATTGATGCGCCTGCTGGAAAGCCGTTAA
- a CDS encoding fimbrial biogenesis usher protein, producing the protein MSHRKYGLDHGGRPSARRLITPALTLWLCSQPFAAQADLYFNPRFLADDPAAVADLSGFEKGQEVPPGTYRVDIYLNNGYMTTRDVTFQADAQGHGLSPCLTRGQLASMGVDTGRVTGMAALDSKACVPLTTLISEATTRFDVGQQRLYLTVPQAFMGSHARGYIPPELWDNGITAGLINYNFTGNNVHNATGGNSRYAYLNLQSGLNLGAWRLRDNSTWSYSSGGSASSNENRWQHVNSWLERDIIPLRSRLTLGDSYTNGDVFDGINFRGAQLASDDNMLPDSQKGFAPVIHGIARGTAQVSVKQNGYEIYQSTVPPGPFTIDDLYAAGNGGDLQVTIKEADGTRQVFSVPWSTVPVLQREGHTRFALSAGEYRSGNSQQETPDFFQSTAMHGLPAGWTLYGGAQLADRYRAFNLGVGKNMGYFGAWSLDITQANATLPDDSEHQGQSVRFLYNKSLDETGTNLQLVGYRYSTRGYYNFADTTYRRMSGYSVETQDGVIQVKPKFTDYYNLAYSKRGKVQLSVTQQLGRTATLYLSGSHQTYWGTDDADEQLQAGLNAAVDDINWSLSYSLTKNAWQQGRDQMLAVNVNIPFSHWLRSDSRSVWRHASASYSLSHDLNGRMTNLAGLYGTLLDDNNLSYSVQTGYAGGGNGDNGSTGYTALNYRGGYGNANVGYSRSDGFKQLYYGVSGGVLAHANGITLSQPLNDTVVLVKAPGAGGVKVENQTGVRTDWRGYAVLPYATEYRENRVALDTNTLADNVDLDDAVVSVVPTHGAIVRASFNAQVGMKILMTLTHRGKPVPFGALATSDSNQSGSIVADNGQVYLSGMPLAGKVRVKWGDGPDAQCVADYRLPPESRQQALSQLSVACR; encoded by the coding sequence ATGTCACATCGAAAATATGGACTGGACCATGGGGGTCGCCCAAGCGCCCGGCGCCTGATTACGCCGGCGTTGACGCTGTGGCTCTGCTCGCAGCCGTTTGCCGCGCAGGCGGACCTCTATTTTAACCCCCGCTTTTTAGCTGACGATCCGGCGGCGGTGGCAGACCTGTCGGGATTTGAAAAAGGCCAGGAGGTCCCGCCGGGCACCTATCGCGTCGATATTTACCTCAATAACGGCTATATGACTACCCGGGACGTTACTTTCCAGGCTGACGCGCAGGGCCATGGCCTGTCGCCCTGCCTGACCCGCGGCCAGCTGGCGAGCATGGGGGTGGATACCGGACGGGTGACGGGCATGGCGGCCCTGGACAGTAAGGCCTGCGTGCCGCTAACGACGCTCATCAGCGAAGCCACCACCCGCTTCGATGTCGGCCAGCAGCGCCTGTATCTCACCGTACCCCAGGCGTTTATGGGCAGCCACGCCCGCGGCTATATTCCGCCGGAGCTATGGGATAACGGCATCACCGCCGGGCTGATTAACTATAACTTCACCGGCAATAACGTTCATAACGCCACCGGGGGGAACAGCCGTTACGCCTATCTGAATCTGCAGAGCGGGCTGAACCTCGGCGCCTGGCGCCTGCGCGATAACAGCACCTGGAGTTACAGCAGCGGCGGCAGCGCCTCATCCAATGAGAACCGCTGGCAGCACGTCAACAGCTGGCTTGAGCGGGACATCATTCCCCTGCGGTCGCGGCTTACCCTCGGGGATAGCTACACCAACGGCGATGTCTTCGACGGGATCAACTTCCGCGGCGCGCAGCTGGCCTCCGATGACAATATGCTGCCGGACAGCCAGAAAGGCTTCGCGCCGGTGATCCACGGGATCGCCCGCGGCACCGCGCAGGTGTCAGTCAAACAAAACGGCTACGAAATCTACCAGAGCACGGTGCCGCCGGGGCCGTTTACCATCGACGATCTCTACGCCGCGGGCAACGGCGGCGATCTGCAGGTCACCATTAAAGAAGCGGATGGCACCCGCCAGGTCTTCAGCGTGCCCTGGTCAACGGTGCCGGTGCTGCAGCGCGAAGGCCATACCCGCTTCGCCCTCTCCGCCGGGGAGTACCGCAGCGGCAACAGCCAGCAGGAAACGCCCGATTTTTTCCAGAGCACGGCCATGCATGGCCTGCCGGCCGGCTGGACCCTGTACGGCGGCGCCCAGCTGGCGGACCGCTATCGCGCCTTTAACCTCGGGGTGGGGAAAAACATGGGCTATTTCGGCGCCTGGTCGCTGGATATCACCCAGGCCAACGCCACCCTGCCTGACGACAGCGAGCATCAGGGACAGTCGGTGCGCTTTCTCTATAACAAGTCACTGGATGAGACCGGCACCAACCTGCAGCTGGTGGGCTACCGCTACTCCACCCGCGGCTACTATAACTTTGCCGATACCACCTACCGCCGGATGAGCGGCTACAGCGTGGAAACTCAGGACGGGGTTATCCAGGTGAAACCCAAATTTACCGACTACTACAATCTGGCTTACAGCAAACGCGGCAAGGTGCAGCTGAGCGTGACCCAACAGCTGGGGCGCACCGCCACCCTCTATCTGAGCGGCAGCCACCAGACTTACTGGGGCACCGACGATGCCGATGAGCAACTGCAGGCCGGCCTCAACGCCGCCGTAGACGATATCAACTGGTCGCTAAGCTACAGCCTGACGAAAAACGCCTGGCAGCAGGGACGCGATCAGATGCTGGCGGTTAACGTCAATATCCCCTTCAGCCACTGGCTGCGCTCCGATAGCCGTTCGGTCTGGCGGCACGCCAGCGCCAGCTACAGCCTGTCGCACGATCTCAATGGCCGCATGACCAATCTGGCAGGCCTGTACGGCACCCTGCTGGATGACAACAACCTCAGCTATAGCGTGCAAACCGGCTATGCCGGCGGCGGCAACGGCGACAACGGGAGCACCGGCTATACCGCGCTCAACTACCGCGGCGGCTACGGCAACGCCAACGTCGGCTACAGCCGCAGCGATGGCTTTAAACAGCTTTACTACGGGGTCAGCGGCGGCGTGCTGGCGCACGCCAACGGCATCACCTTGAGCCAGCCGCTGAACGATACCGTGGTGCTGGTGAAAGCCCCCGGCGCCGGCGGCGTGAAGGTCGAAAACCAGACCGGGGTACGCACCGACTGGCGCGGATATGCCGTCCTGCCGTATGCCACCGAGTATCGCGAAAACCGGGTCGCGCTGGACACCAATACCCTGGCGGACAATGTCGACCTTGATGATGCGGTGGTCAGCGTGGTGCCTACCCATGGGGCGATCGTCCGCGCCAGCTTTAACGCCCAGGTGGGGATGAAGATCCTGATGACGCTCACCCATCGCGGCAAACCGGTGCCGTTTGGCGCCCTCGCCACCAGCGACAGCAACCAGAGCGGCAGCATCGTCGCGGATAACGGTCAGGTCTACCTCAGCGGGATGCCGCTGGCGG
- a CDS encoding fimbria/pilus periplasmic chaperone codes for MRGILTGCALFAAGALSASAHAGVALGATRVIYPAGQKQVQLAVTNNDDNSTWLIQSWVENADGQRDGRFVITPPLFAMQGKKENTLRIIDATNNQLPQDRESLFWMNVKAIPSMDKSKLSDNTLQLAIISRIKLYYRPAKLALPPDQAPDKLTFSRNGSSLTLTNPTPYYLTVTELNAGTRILENALVPPMGKTSVKLPADAGSTITYRTINDYGALTPKMNGVLR; via the coding sequence ATACGCGGCATACTGACGGGATGTGCGCTTTTCGCCGCCGGCGCGTTGAGCGCCAGCGCGCACGCGGGCGTCGCGCTGGGCGCGACCCGGGTCATCTACCCGGCGGGTCAGAAACAGGTCCAGCTGGCGGTCACCAATAACGACGACAACAGCACCTGGCTTATTCAGTCATGGGTGGAAAATGCCGATGGGCAGCGAGACGGCCGGTTTGTTATCACTCCCCCCCTGTTTGCCATGCAGGGCAAAAAAGAGAACACCCTGCGCATTATCGACGCGACCAATAACCAGCTGCCGCAGGATCGGGAAAGCCTGTTCTGGATGAACGTGAAGGCCATTCCTTCAATGGATAAATCGAAGCTCAGCGACAACACCCTCCAGCTGGCGATTATCAGCCGCATCAAGCTCTACTACCGACCGGCAAAACTGGCCCTGCCCCCGGATCAGGCGCCGGACAAGCTGACCTTTAGCCGCAACGGATCGTCGCTAACGCTGACTAATCCCACCCCCTATTACCTGACGGTGACCGAACTCAACGCCGGAACACGCATTCTGGAAAACGCCCTGGTGCCGCCGATGGGCAAAACCAGCGTCAAGCTGCCCGCGGATGCCGGCAGCACCATCACCTATCGCACCATTAACGATTACGGCGCGCTGACGCCGAAAATGAATGGCGTACTGCGTTAA